One Xylanibacillus composti genomic region harbors:
- the xerD gene encoding site-specific tyrosine recombinase XerD, with protein MKAQLQSFMHFLAVERGLTRNTLEAYERDLTQYLDFLLQQGIARPQDVGKPAVLQYLSMLRKQGKANASISRAIVSIRAFHQFLHRERITEADPTFHLESPKQERRLPKAMSVEDAERLLAAPSAKDPAGLRDKAMLEVLYATGMRVSELISLDTGDLNTGMGFVRCFGKGAKERIVPLGRHAIETVNLYVEHARHKLMKQGRAEQALFLNHLGTRLTRQGFWKIIKKHASAAGITASVTPHTLRHSFATHLLENGADLRAVQEMLGHADISTTQIYTHVTKLRMKEIYDRTHPRAKMES; from the coding sequence ATGAAAGCGCAGCTGCAGTCGTTCATGCATTTTCTGGCAGTCGAAAGAGGATTGACCCGCAATACACTGGAAGCGTATGAACGAGATTTGACCCAGTATTTGGATTTCCTTCTTCAACAGGGGATCGCTCGGCCGCAAGATGTCGGCAAGCCGGCGGTCTTGCAATACTTGTCCATGCTTCGGAAGCAGGGGAAGGCGAACGCTTCCATCTCGCGTGCGATCGTCTCGATTCGCGCCTTTCATCAGTTTCTGCACCGGGAGCGCATCACCGAAGCCGATCCGACTTTTCACTTGGAAAGTCCCAAGCAGGAGAGGCGCCTGCCGAAGGCGATGAGCGTGGAAGATGCAGAACGTCTGCTCGCCGCGCCGTCCGCCAAGGATCCGGCAGGGTTGCGGGACAAGGCCATGCTGGAGGTGCTGTACGCAACCGGCATGCGGGTATCCGAACTGATCTCGCTCGATACGGGTGATTTGAATACAGGGATGGGCTTTGTCCGCTGCTTCGGCAAGGGCGCCAAGGAGCGCATTGTGCCTTTGGGCAGGCATGCTATCGAAACGGTCAATCTGTATGTGGAGCATGCCCGGCATAAGCTGATGAAGCAGGGACGAGCCGAGCAGGCCTTGTTCCTGAATCATCTCGGCACACGTCTGACCCGCCAGGGCTTCTGGAAAATCATTAAGAAGCATGCGTCGGCAGCAGGCATTACCGCTTCCGTGACCCCGCACACGCTGCGTCACTCGTTCGCAACGCACCTGCTGGAGAATGGAGCGGATTTGCGCGCCGTGCAGGAAATGCTCGGCCATGCGGACATCTCCACGACGCAGATCTATACGCATGTAACGAAGCTGAGGATGAAGGAGATATACGACCGCACCCATCCTCGGGCCAAAATGGAATCATAG
- the ald gene encoding alanine dehydrogenase: MNKQSAIVGVPKEIKNNENRVALTPAGAGMLRDAGHRVIVEQGAGIGSGFTDEDYRQAGAELAPTAADVWGNAELIVKVKEPLPEEFGYFRKEQQLFTYLHLAAEEQLSHALADSGVTAIAYETIQLPNGALPLLTPMSEVAGRMSVQVGAQFLETFYGGRGILLGGVPGVPPAEVIILGGGIVGMNAAKMALGLGADVVIIELNGERMRYIDDVFGGRVRTLMSNPYNIASAVQKADLLIGAVLIPGARAPKLVTEEMVKTMKQGAVIVDVAVDQGGTIETVDRVATHSDPTYVKHGVLHYAVANMPGAVPRTSTLALTNATFPYLLELANKGFDRAVRNNQPLRFGVNAYSGEITHQAVAAAVNRPFRPLEDLLG; this comes from the coding sequence ATGAACAAGCAATCTGCCATCGTAGGAGTTCCCAAGGAAATCAAGAACAACGAAAATCGGGTGGCCCTTACACCCGCTGGCGCAGGCATGCTGCGGGATGCCGGGCATCGCGTTATCGTCGAGCAGGGGGCAGGAATCGGCAGCGGCTTCACAGACGAAGATTACAGGCAAGCCGGGGCAGAGCTCGCTCCGACTGCGGCCGACGTCTGGGGAAATGCCGAGTTGATTGTCAAGGTGAAAGAGCCGCTGCCCGAGGAGTTCGGTTACTTTCGCAAAGAGCAGCAGCTGTTTACATACTTGCATCTGGCAGCAGAAGAACAGCTTTCGCATGCCTTGGCGGACAGCGGCGTAACGGCTATCGCCTACGAAACGATCCAATTGCCGAATGGAGCGCTGCCGTTGCTCACGCCCATGAGCGAGGTGGCAGGCCGCATGAGTGTTCAGGTAGGCGCCCAGTTCCTGGAAACCTTCTATGGCGGTCGCGGCATTCTGCTGGGCGGCGTGCCCGGTGTCCCTCCGGCCGAGGTGATTATTCTCGGCGGCGGCATTGTAGGCATGAACGCGGCCAAGATGGCGCTGGGGCTTGGCGCAGATGTCGTGATCATCGAGCTGAACGGCGAGCGAATGCGTTACATCGATGATGTATTCGGGGGACGGGTACGGACTTTGATGTCCAATCCGTACAATATTGCATCTGCGGTGCAGAAGGCGGATTTGCTGATTGGGGCGGTACTCATTCCAGGCGCCAGGGCGCCGAAGCTCGTCACAGAGGAAATGGTAAAGACGATGAAGCAGGGAGCGGTTATTGTCGATGTCGCGGTCGATCAGGGAGGAACAATCGAAACGGTGGACCGGGTGGCCACACATAGCGACCCCACTTACGTGAAGCACGGCGTACTTCATTACGCAGTGGCGAATATGCCGGGAGCGGTTCCCCGAACGTCTACGCTTGCTCTTACGAATGCGACGTTCCCATACTTGCTGGAGCTGGCGAACAAAGGCTTCGACCGGGCTGTGCGCAACAACCAGCCGCTTCGATTCGGCGTCAATGCGTACAGCGGCGAAATCACCCATCAGGCTGTTGCTGCCGCTGTCAATCGCCCATTCCGACCGCTGGAGGATCTGCTGGGATAG
- the fur gene encoding ferric iron uptake transcriptional regulator yields MEARIEKIKQQLQSQGYKLTPQREATVRVLLENEEDHLSAEDVYMLVKEKAPEIGLATVYRTLELLSDLHVVEKMNFGDGVARYDLRNDNNTHHHHHLICVQCGAVDEIMEDWLTPLEERLEKEFHFKVIDHRLDFQGICHRCNKKDK; encoded by the coding sequence ATGGAAGCGCGAATAGAGAAGATAAAGCAGCAGCTGCAGTCCCAGGGATATAAATTGACGCCCCAGCGCGAAGCCACGGTACGGGTACTGCTTGAGAATGAAGAGGATCATCTCAGCGCTGAGGATGTCTATATGCTGGTGAAGGAAAAGGCCCCTGAAATTGGTCTGGCAACCGTCTATCGAACTTTGGAGCTGCTCAGTGATTTGCATGTCGTGGAGAAGATGAATTTCGGCGACGGCGTTGCGCGCTATGATTTGCGCAATGACAACAATACCCATCATCATCATCATTTGATCTGCGTGCAGTGCGGGGCAGTGGATGAGATTATGGAGGATTGGCTTACACCGCTGGAAGAGCGTCTGGAGAAGGAGTTTCACTTCAAGGTCATTGATCACCGACTTGATTTTCAAGGAATCTGCCATCGTTGCAACAAGAAGGACAAGTAA
- a CDS encoding purine-nucleoside phosphorylase: MEIAAGWNGAPGSGALYKQAVEEAAAYLKDKLGMLRPQVGLVLGSGLGDLAEQIEDPIVISYGEVPHFPVSTVEGHAGQFVCGRLEGRQVIAMQGRFHYYEGYPMKRVVFPVYVMKAIGVGALVITNAAGGMNRDFRAGDLMLITDHINMTGANPLIGPNDSELGVRFPDMSQAYTPRLRELARQAAAQMKEADDTFRLQEGVYSGISGPAYMTPSELKFLALAGGDAVGMSTVGEVIAASHAGLEVLGLSCITDMAIGDELEPLTHEQVVAVANQTKPKFIQLVKLFLSRLDT, encoded by the coding sequence ATGGAAATAGCAGCAGGATGGAATGGTGCGCCGGGAAGCGGCGCTCTGTATAAGCAGGCTGTTGAGGAAGCCGCTGCCTATCTCAAGGACAAGCTGGGGATGCTCCGTCCTCAGGTCGGCTTGGTGTTGGGCTCAGGCCTCGGCGATCTTGCCGAACAGATCGAGGACCCGATTGTCATTTCGTATGGGGAGGTTCCGCATTTTCCGGTCTCGACAGTAGAAGGGCATGCCGGACAGTTTGTCTGCGGGAGGCTGGAAGGGCGCCAAGTCATTGCGATGCAAGGCCGCTTTCACTATTATGAAGGTTATCCGATGAAGCGCGTGGTGTTCCCGGTCTATGTGATGAAAGCGATTGGCGTCGGCGCATTGGTCATCACGAATGCTGCCGGCGGCATGAATCGTGATTTCCGAGCTGGCGATCTGATGCTGATTACCGATCATATCAATATGACCGGTGCGAATCCGCTGATCGGCCCCAATGACAGTGAGCTGGGTGTCCGGTTCCCGGATATGTCCCAGGCTTATACGCCGCGGCTGCGTGAGCTGGCACGGCAGGCGGCAGCGCAAATGAAAGAGGCCGATGACACGTTTCGACTGCAGGAAGGGGTTTACAGCGGGATTAGCGGTCCGGCTTATATGACGCCGAGCGAGCTGAAGTTCTTGGCGTTGGCGGGCGGCGATGCTGTCGGGATGTCCACAGTTGGCGAGGTCATCGCTGCGAGCCATGCGGGCTTGGAAGTGCTGGGATTGTCCTGCATTACCGATATGGCGATTGGAGATGAGCTGGAGCCGTTGACGCATGAGCAGGTAGTGGCGGTTGCCAACCAAACGAAGCCCAAATTCATACAACTGGTCAAGCTGTTCTTGTCGAGGCTGGATACGTAG
- a CDS encoding endonuclease Q family protein produces MAEAGQGELRRIFADFHIHIGRTAAGKPVKISGSRDLTFANIAYEASERKGIGLIGIIDCHSPAVLEEIDALVSAGEMEEVPGGGLRYRDTVVLLGSEIEVKDPGFGPAHLLAYVPDLSAMRTFSSWMAGHMKNVELSSQRIYATAQTLQDTVAQLGGIVIPAHIFTPHRSVYGSAASRMADFLNLDQIAAVELGLSADTAMAGMLSELDRFPFLSNSDAHSLAKIGREYNALRLAEPSFAEWVMALRGEAGRCILANYGLSPRLGKYHRSYCSQCSVVLDRDDMVTDRCPACGGRIVRGVMDRIRSIADRNTEEAHMLHHRNDPLQADERPPYIHQVPLEFIPGLGRRTLDKLLDHFGTEMNILHEVPQERLAEVAGADIASSIAEARGGILAVEVGGGGHYGRVKKARTRPGTDKS; encoded by the coding sequence ATGGCAGAGGCAGGACAGGGAGAGCTGCGCCGCATCTTTGCCGATTTTCATATCCATATCGGGCGGACAGCCGCAGGCAAGCCGGTGAAGATATCGGGCAGCCGGGACCTGACCTTTGCCAATATTGCCTACGAGGCATCCGAGCGCAAGGGGATCGGGCTGATCGGCATTATTGACTGCCATTCGCCAGCTGTGCTGGAGGAGATCGACGCACTCGTGTCGGCCGGGGAGATGGAAGAAGTGCCGGGAGGCGGATTGCGCTACCGGGATACGGTCGTGCTGCTCGGGAGTGAGATTGAGGTGAAGGATCCTGGCTTCGGCCCGGCGCATCTGCTCGCGTATGTGCCGGATTTGTCGGCGATGCGAACTTTCAGCAGCTGGATGGCGGGCCATATGAAAAATGTGGAGCTGAGCTCGCAGCGCATTTATGCGACGGCCCAAACCTTGCAGGATACGGTCGCCCAGCTAGGAGGCATCGTGATTCCGGCGCATATTTTTACGCCTCATCGAAGTGTGTACGGCAGCGCAGCCAGCCGCATGGCGGATTTCCTTAATCTTGACCAGATCGCGGCCGTTGAGCTGGGCCTGAGTGCAGACACGGCGATGGCGGGCATGCTGTCCGAGCTTGACCGCTTCCCCTTCCTGAGCAATTCCGATGCCCATTCCCTGGCGAAGATCGGCAGGGAGTACAATGCTCTCCGCCTGGCTGAGCCCTCCTTCGCGGAATGGGTAATGGCGCTGCGCGGCGAGGCAGGCCGCTGCATCTTGGCGAACTACGGCTTAAGCCCCAGGCTGGGGAAGTATCATCGCAGCTACTGCTCGCAATGCTCGGTTGTGTTGGATCGGGACGATATGGTAACGGACCGTTGTCCCGCATGCGGAGGCCGAATCGTACGCGGGGTCATGGACCGCATCCGCTCGATCGCCGACCGGAATACGGAGGAGGCGCATATGCTTCATCACCGGAATGACCCGCTGCAGGCTGATGAGCGCCCGCCCTATATTCACCAAGTGCCGCTCGAATTTATTCCCGGTCTCGGTCGGCGAACGCTGGACAAGCTGTTGGACCACTTCGGCACGGAGATGAACATCCTCCATGAGGTGCCGCAGGAACGGCTCGCGGAAGTGGCAGGCGCTGACATTGCCTCAAGCATTGCGGAGGCGCGGGGCGGCATACTGGCCGTAGAGGTAGGAGGAGGCGGACATTACGGCCGGGTGAAGAAAGCGCGCACGCGACCGGGAACGGACAAGTCATAG
- a CDS encoding purine-nucleoside phosphorylase has protein sequence MGPQVDAATTACIKEAAAAIQQRIGFQPEIGLILGSGLGMLADLIEDPVVIPYGDIPHFPVSTVEGHAGELVAGQIKGKSVVMMKGRFHLYEGYSVYQVTLPVRVMKELGVSKLVVTNAAGGINLSYKPGNLMLIRDHINFTFRNPLIGPNDNDLGVRFPDMSEAYSARLRSIARDTAKELNLPLQEGVYIGLLGPSYETPAEIRMFRTMGADAVGMSTVAEVIAARHAGIEVLGISCISNMAAGILDQPLSHEEVMETTEKVKETFLRLVLTILPKLD, from the coding sequence ATGGGACCACAAGTTGACGCGGCAACGACAGCGTGCATCAAAGAAGCGGCGGCTGCGATTCAGCAGCGCATTGGCTTCCAGCCGGAGATCGGGCTTATCCTGGGCTCCGGTCTTGGCATGCTAGCCGATCTGATCGAAGATCCGGTAGTGATTCCCTATGGAGATATCCCGCACTTTCCGGTATCCACCGTGGAAGGACATGCGGGAGAACTGGTGGCAGGACAGATCAAAGGAAAGTCCGTTGTGATGATGAAGGGCCGCTTCCATTTGTATGAAGGCTATTCGGTGTACCAGGTAACGCTCCCGGTGCGGGTGATGAAGGAACTCGGCGTAAGCAAGCTGGTCGTGACCAATGCAGCCGGCGGCATCAATTTGTCCTACAAGCCCGGCAACTTGATGCTGATTCGCGATCATATCAATTTTACGTTCCGCAACCCGCTGATCGGACCGAACGATAACGATCTGGGCGTTCGCTTTCCAGACATGTCTGAAGCATACAGCGCCCGCTTGCGCAGCATTGCGCGAGATACAGCGAAGGAATTGAACCTGCCTCTCCAGGAAGGCGTCTATATCGGACTGCTCGGTCCTTCGTACGAAACGCCGGCAGAAATCCGGATGTTCCGAACGATGGGAGCGGATGCAGTGGGCATGTCCACCGTGGCTGAAGTGATCGCAGCCCGGCATGCCGGGATCGAGGTGCTCGGCATCTCCTGTATCAGCAACATGGCCGCCGGCATCCTGGATCAGCCGCTTTCTCACGAGGAAGTGATGGAGACGACGGAAAAGGTGAAGGAAACGTTCCTCCGCCTTGTGCTGACAATCCTGCCGAAGCTGGACTAG
- the spoIIM gene encoding stage II sporulation protein M, giving the protein MEIQYSLRQSIRDHMPLYVFVSVLFIMGIVFGALLVNALSLEQKQEVTRYLGSFFHSIEQGVVGDAGYSFKTALLGHLKWILLIWLLGLSVVGLPLIMVLDFLKGVLIGFTVGYLVAQLSWKGLLFALVSVAPQNLIMIPSVIIASVAGITFSLFLIKNRFLQRSAGSVKQQLASYAVTALALLACVFAVSLFEVFISPHLMAWVTPHLIAVSS; this is encoded by the coding sequence GTGGAAATCCAATACAGTCTACGTCAAAGCATTCGGGATCATATGCCGCTATACGTATTTGTGTCCGTTCTGTTCATCATGGGCATCGTATTTGGTGCCCTGCTGGTCAATGCGCTGTCCCTGGAGCAGAAGCAGGAGGTTACTCGCTATTTGGGAAGCTTCTTTCATTCCATTGAGCAGGGGGTGGTCGGGGATGCCGGCTATTCTTTCAAGACCGCGTTGCTCGGCCATTTGAAATGGATATTGCTCATTTGGCTGCTGGGATTGTCGGTAGTGGGCTTGCCGCTGATTATGGTGCTCGATTTTTTGAAAGGCGTATTGATCGGATTCACGGTCGGGTATCTCGTTGCCCAGCTCTCGTGGAAAGGGCTGTTGTTCGCGCTGGTATCGGTGGCGCCGCAGAACCTGATTATGATCCCGTCTGTGATCATAGCCAGTGTGGCAGGCATCACCTTCTCCTTGTTTCTGATCAAGAACCGCTTCCTTCAGCGTTCTGCAGGCAGTGTCAAGCAGCAATTGGCGTCGTATGCCGTAACGGCCCTTGCCTTGCTGGCCTGCGTGTTTGCCGTTTCCCTGTTCGAAGTGTTTATTTCGCCGCATCTGATGGCCTGGGTAACCCCGCATCTGATCGCGGTCAGCTCGTGA
- a CDS encoding NUDIX hydrolase, translating into MNDNSRKLEEITTRIEPVFEGKIISLQIEHVELPNGQTSTREVVKHPGAVAVLALRHGKMLAVEQYRKAMSRTLVEIPAGKLDPGEEPIDAAARELEEETGFRTDTLTYLHAFYTSPGFADEIIHLYATDRLVEGEVKPDEDEFLELLELTLEEAKQMIALGRIRDAKTIMAVYAWERYEREGSFAL; encoded by the coding sequence ATGAACGATAACAGCAGGAAGCTTGAAGAGATCACAACGAGAATTGAGCCCGTATTCGAAGGGAAAATCATTTCGCTGCAGATCGAGCATGTGGAGCTGCCGAACGGCCAGACCTCGACGCGGGAAGTGGTCAAGCATCCGGGGGCGGTTGCTGTTCTGGCATTGCGCCATGGCAAGATGCTGGCCGTCGAGCAGTACCGGAAAGCGATGAGCCGGACGCTGGTGGAGATTCCGGCAGGCAAGCTGGACCCGGGCGAAGAGCCGATTGACGCTGCAGCGCGGGAATTGGAGGAGGAGACGGGCTTCCGCACCGATACCTTGACTTATTTGCACGCTTTTTATACATCGCCCGGCTTCGCCGATGAAATCATTCATCTGTATGCGACGGATCGGCTGGTCGAGGGCGAGGTGAAGCCCGATGAGGACGAGTTTCTCGAGCTGCTGGAGCTTACGCTGGAGGAGGCCAAGCAGATGATCGCTCTTGGCCGCATCCGGGACGCGAAGACCATCATGGCCGTATACGCCTGGGAACGTTACGAGCGGGAAGGGAGCTTTGCCTTGTGA
- a CDS encoding DUF4227 family protein: MIVHLRKWLERLKFLLLFLLLTYLFSHVFQALSAWMEPNDPYRKPNGHAVKAFQEQEAQHAVEDMTVMERLRLFYWYGE, translated from the coding sequence ATGATCGTTCACTTGCGCAAATGGCTGGAACGGTTGAAGTTTCTGCTGCTGTTCCTGCTGCTGACTTATTTATTCTCGCATGTATTCCAGGCGCTGTCGGCGTGGATGGAGCCGAATGATCCGTATCGCAAGCCCAATGGCCATGCCGTGAAGGCGTTTCAGGAGCAGGAAGCGCAGCACGCAGTAGAAGATATGACGGTTATGGAGCGTTTGCGGTTGTTTTATTGGTATGGAGAATAG
- a CDS encoding phosphopentomutase has product MQFDRVVVIVLDSVGIGELPDAAEFGDSGSHTLGHIAERIKGFALPNMQKLGLGNIAPIPGFSPVEKPGAHYGKMAEVSVGKDTMTGHWELMGLKVGIPFQTFPSGFSEELIGEFERQTGRKVLGNKPASGTEIIQELGEEQMRTGAWIVYTSADSVFQIAAHEEVIPLEELYQACEIARKLTLEAPHAVGRVIARPYIGKPGAFERTANRHDYALKPPAPTALDRLKDAGLDVIAVGKINDIFSGEGVTASYPTKSNADGMARTADLLKGDFRGLLFTNLVDFDSLYGHRRDPEGYARALQDFDAFLPELTAAIKERDLLIITADHGNDPTHSGTDHTREYVPLLVYNPAFQACGSLGVRSTFADLAATLLDNFGLAELELGESFLNQLK; this is encoded by the coding sequence TTGCAATTTGATCGAGTAGTTGTCATCGTGCTGGACAGTGTGGGCATCGGTGAACTTCCCGACGCTGCTGAATTCGGCGATTCGGGCTCCCATACGTTGGGACACATTGCTGAGCGAATCAAGGGGTTTGCGCTGCCCAACATGCAGAAGCTGGGTCTGGGCAACATTGCGCCGATCCCCGGTTTTTCACCGGTTGAGAAGCCCGGGGCGCATTACGGCAAGATGGCCGAGGTTTCGGTAGGCAAGGACACGATGACCGGGCATTGGGAGCTGATGGGACTCAAGGTCGGCATTCCGTTTCAGACGTTTCCAAGCGGCTTCTCCGAGGAGCTGATCGGTGAATTCGAGCGGCAGACCGGCCGCAAGGTTCTAGGCAACAAGCCGGCATCGGGCACGGAGATCATTCAGGAGCTGGGCGAAGAGCAGATGAGGACCGGCGCTTGGATTGTCTATACGTCGGCTGACAGCGTGTTTCAAATTGCCGCGCATGAGGAAGTCATTCCGCTGGAGGAGCTGTATCAAGCCTGTGAAATCGCTCGCAAGCTGACGTTGGAGGCTCCCCACGCAGTAGGGCGGGTCATAGCGCGTCCTTATATCGGCAAGCCCGGCGCTTTTGAACGTACAGCCAACCGGCATGACTATGCGCTCAAGCCTCCGGCTCCTACAGCGTTGGACCGATTGAAGGACGCAGGACTGGACGTCATTGCCGTCGGGAAAATCAACGACATCTTCTCGGGCGAGGGCGTGACGGCATCATACCCGACGAAAAGCAATGCGGACGGCATGGCACGGACGGCGGACCTGCTGAAGGGCGACTTCCGCGGATTGCTCTTCACCAATCTGGTAGACTTCGACTCCTTGTACGGACATCGCCGCGACCCGGAAGGTTACGCGCGGGCCTTGCAGGACTTCGATGCGTTCCTGCCGGAGCTTACTGCGGCAATCAAGGAGCGCGACTTGCTGATCATTACGGCGGATCATGGCAACGATCCGACGCACAGCGGCACGGACCATACGCGCGAGTATGTGCCGTTGCTGGTGTACAATCCGGCATTCCAAGCCTGTGGCAGTCTCGGTGTGCGCAGCACATTCGCCGATTTGGCAGCGACGCTGCTTGACAATTTTGGCTTGGCGGAGCTTGAGCTGGGCGAGAGCTTCTTGAACCAGTTGAAGTAG